From the Gammaproteobacteria bacterium genome, the window TCTCAAAAGGCTTGCCGTCGCGTCCCAGCGCCTTCACCCGGATGCGTTCGGCCCGCTCCACTTTTTCATAGACACCGGGCACGGAAAGACAACCCTCTTCCAGATCCGAGACGTCCTCGCGGGAGGCGATTTCGGGGTTGACGAAGTAGTGGGGGTCATTGCCGGCTTCGCTCACATCCACCACAATCACCCGCTTCGGCACATTCACCTGGGGTGCCGCCAAACCCACGCCCGGGGCCGCGTACATGGTCTCCAGCATATCGTCCAGCAGGCCACGGATGTCAGCGTCCACCGCGGCCACCGGTTTGGACACCAAGCGCAGGCGGGGATCGGGAAAATGAAGAATGGGCAGGATCATGTGAATTCCGTCAAGGTCTGGGGTAAATTGCCGTATATACTGCTAGCGGTGGATGGCCGCGTATTGCACGCGCAGCCAATCCGACGAATAGTATCGAATCAGGGACCGGTACTCCAAGCCAGGCGTGCTTTTCTGCATCCTCGCCGGGGTATCCGCCACGCTACCCAGGGAGTCATACCGTGCCGCGGCATCATTTGGACAGACCACCACGCTCTCCGTTCGCCCTTGTGCTCCGCCCCGCATTGCTGGCCCTGATGTTGGCGGCTTTGGCGGGCCCGGCGCGGGCCGACACTGTGGTACTCAACCCTGATCACCCCGGCCGCTACGTGGTGGTTCCGGGTGATACGCTTTGGGGTATCGCGGCGCGCTTTCTCCGCAATCCCTGGAAATGGCCGGACATCTGGTATATCAACCCCGCCATTGAAAACCCCCATTTGATCTATCCCGGCGATGTGATCTCCCTGGTCATGCGCAACGGCGAGCCGGTGTTGATGCTGGAACGGGCGCCGGAAAACGCCCGGCCGGCATTCAAAATGTCACCGGCCCTGAATACCGAGAAACTGTCCCCCCAGGTGCGCATCGAAAAGCTGGAGCGCGCCATCCCCACTTTACCCATGGACGCCATCCAGCAGTTTCTCCTGGACGTATATGTGGTGGGCAAACAAGAAGTCGACCACGCCCCCTATATTGTCGCCATGGAAGAGGGCCATCTGGTGGCCGCCGCCAACGATACTGTCTATGCCCGCGGCATGATGGACAAGTCCACCGCCCGCTACCAGGCCTTCCGCACCGGCCGGGTTTACCGGGATCCGGACACCGAGGATGATGAAATCATCGGCTACGAAGCGCTCCGGGTGGGGACAGCCCGGGTGGAGGCCTTTGGCGACCCCACCACGCTGACTTTCCTGGATTCCTCGCGGGAAGTGCTGATCGGCGACCGGCTGCTGCCCTTCCCGGAGAATTCAACCCTCGATACGCATTTCATCCCCCGCGCCCCGGAAACGGACATCCACGGCCGCATCATCGCCATGTTTGATGCCGTCGCGAGGGTGGGCCAATTCCAGGTGGTGGTGCTCAACCGCGGCCACGCCGACGGCGTGCGGCCCGGTCACGTGTTTGCGGCCTTTCGCTCCGGCGACAAGGTGCGGGATTTGATCACCGCCAGGAAAAAAGGCCAAACCGTCACGCTGCCCGATGCCCGCTCCGGCCTTATCATGGTATTTCGGACCTTCGACAGGGTAAGCTATGGCCTGGTCACACAGGCCAGCCGCGACATCCGATTGCACGACACCGTCGGCAACCCCTGACCTTATCAGCCGTCGCGGCGGCCACCTGGAGGCACCCGGGATGGCGCAGCGTCCTGACAATAACAACAAACTCGCCCACTGGCTGGCCCTGGTGCGCACCCCACACCTGGGGCCGCAGGGTGTTCAGCGCCTGCTGGAACGCTGTGGGAACCCCATCGCCATTTTCGACGCCGCCGCCCGGCCGGGGGAACTCCCCGAACGGGTGCGGACCGCGCTGACGCGCTTCGATCGGTCCGGTGTGGACCAGGATCTGCGCTGGGCGGAACAACCCGCTCATCATTTGATCACCCTGGACGACGCCCGCTACCCCGCCCTGCTGAAAGAACTCAAAGACCCGCCGCCGGTGCTGTTCGTGCAGGGCGAGCCCGCCTGCCTCAGCCATCCCCAGGTGGCCGTGGTGGGCAGCCGCAACCCCAGCCCCGCCGGGCTGGACAATGCCCGCGCTTTCAGCCGTGAGCTGGCCCGGCAGGGGCTGGCCATCACCAGCGGGCTGGCCGTGGGTATAGACGGTGCCGCCCACGCCGGTGCCCTCGCAGGCGGCGGGATCACCCTGGCCGTCATCGGCACGGGGCCCGACCGGATCTATCCCTCGGCACACCGCGAGCTGGCCGAAGCCATCGCCCGGCAGGGCGCGCTGGTGTCGGAGTTTCCACTGGGCACCCCGCCCCGTCCCGCGCACTTCCCCCGCCGCAACCGGCTTATCAGCGGCCTGAGTCTTGGCACCTTGGTGGTGGAAGCCTCACCGCAAAGCGGTTCGCTGATTACCGCGCGCCTGGCGGCGGAGCAAGGGCGGGACGTGTTCGCCATTCCCGGCTCCATTCACAACCCCCTGGCGCGGGGCTGCCACGCGCTCATCCGGCAGGGCGCAAAACTCATCGAATCGGCTGAAGACATCGTCGGGGAACTGGGCAGCATCGCCCAGTTTGTCCGGAACGCGGCTGCGGCGGCGCCCCGCTCCGATGCCGCCCAGGCAGCCGCCATCCCCCACCAGGACTTGCTCGATTGCATGGGTTATGAGCCTGTGCCCCTGGACCTGGTGGTGGAGCGCAGTGGATTGACGGCGGAGCGGGTTTCCTCCATTCTTTTGGAACTGGAATTGCATGGACTCGTTGC encodes:
- a CDS encoding LysM peptidoglycan-binding domain-containing protein; amino-acid sequence: MLAALAGPARADTVVLNPDHPGRYVVVPGDTLWGIAARFLRNPWKWPDIWYINPAIENPHLIYPGDVISLVMRNGEPVLMLERAPENARPAFKMSPALNTEKLSPQVRIEKLERAIPTLPMDAIQQFLLDVYVVGKQEVDHAPYIVAMEEGHLVAAANDTVYARGMMDKSTARYQAFRTGRVYRDPDTEDDEIIGYEALRVGTARVEAFGDPTTLTFLDSSREVLIGDRLLPFPENSTLDTHFIPRAPETDIHGRIIAMFDAVARVGQFQVVVLNRGHADGVRPGHVFAAFRSGDKVRDLITARKKGQTVTLPDARSGLIMVFRTFDRVSYGLVTQASRDIRLHDTVGNP
- the dprA gene encoding DNA-protecting protein DprA; this encodes MAQRPDNNNKLAHWLALVRTPHLGPQGVQRLLERCGNPIAIFDAAARPGELPERVRTALTRFDRSGVDQDLRWAEQPAHHLITLDDARYPALLKELKDPPPVLFVQGEPACLSHPQVAVVGSRNPSPAGLDNARAFSRELARQGLAITSGLAVGIDGAAHAGALAGGGITLAVIGTGPDRIYPSAHRELAEAIARQGALVSEFPLGTPPRPAHFPRRNRLISGLSLGTLVVEASPQSGSLITARLAAEQGRDVFAIPGSIHNPLARGCHALIRQGAKLIESAEDIVGELGSIAQFVRNAAAAAPRSDAAQAAAIPHQDLLDCMGYEPVPLDLVVERSGLTAERVSSILLELELHGLVAAAPGGFYSRLEPETSK
- a CDS encoding peptide deformylase, whose translation is MILPILHFPDPRLRLVSKPVAAVDADIRGLLDDMLETMYAAPGVGLAAPQVNVPKRVIVVDVSEAGNDPHYFVNPEIASREDVSDLEEGCLSVPGVYEKVERAERIRVKALGRDGKPFEMEADGLLSVCIQHEVDHLDGKLFVDYLSPLKRRRIGKKMEKLRRRTL